Below is a window of Pseudanabaenaceae cyanobacterium SKYG29 DNA.
GGTCTTTTAGTGCCTTCCATGTGTTGAACTACTACGCCATTACCAATCTCTGTGCTTGGCAGTTAAACCCCAGGGAACGTATGTTTCCCCGTTGGCTGGCAGGGGTGGGACTACTTGCCTGTGCAATCTTAGCCTTCTTTGTCGATCGGCAGGTATGGTTGACAGGGTTGGGGTTACTGAGCGGTCTCTCCCTGGTCTATGGGTTGACACGTAGGATAGAATAGGGATGAGCCTTATACTAATCCCAGTCACGATCGTTTGCTTTAAGATAGCATCCTTAATCAGTTGCTTTTTGAGTTTTTGCCGAAGATAGGTCACTGTGAAATCTTTGCCCAAACGACAGAAGAGATGGGACGATCGGGCTTTATCAAGCTAAACAAAAATAGAAAACTCTCCCACCCTATCAACAGTATTAGACATATTGCTGTATTTTGTTGCCTTGGGAAAGGTGATTATGTTTGTGTCAATATTCAAGCTTTACCAAAAGCAATCTCAACAAATACTGGGTTTCAACAAGTAGGGAATAGGTCTCGGAATCAATACTTGGCGAATTGCAGAAGATGCCTTAGCATAACCCTTACAGACCTCATTGTCTCTCAAGCTATGTTCAACCCTTTCTTTAACTATCGCTCAACACTATTGAGTCTCTGACATGTCCAACTTACCAGGGAGTAAAAAGCAGCTTGCAGCTCCATCAGAGCAACAAATTAGAGCATTTTTAGCCATTCCCCCCGATCGCTATGCTAAAGCTTTTCTCACTGACTATCAACAACAGCTGATGGGGATGAGATGGAGCCAAGGTGTGCGTTGGGTGAAGCCAGAACAGTTTCATTTAACAGTCCGTTTTCTTGGTGATCTGTCCCTTTTGCAGATACAAGAATTAGTTAATTTCATCAGTCAGCAGTCATTCTCTGGTCATTTGTCGTTAACCTTGACAGAACCAAGTCTCTTTCCTG
It encodes the following:
- the thpR gene encoding RNA 2',3'-cyclic phosphodiesterase, encoding MSNLPGSKKQLAAPSEQQIRAFLAIPPDRYAKAFLTDYQQQLMGMRWSQGVRWVKPEQFHLTVRFLGDLSLLQIQELVNFISQQSFSGHLSLTLTEPSLFPAQRPHTIVARVPTTPELGELVDRVEKCAQSVGVAAERRKFRGHITLGRLKDARQGQPVLNCTPSQSFWTATHLVLYQSNLTPQGAIYQQLASWSF